A genomic region of Prosthecodimorpha staleyi contains the following coding sequences:
- a CDS encoding winged helix domain-containing protein, protein MKAVLQIHYRANGEAGTRTARGRYAWALLQLAISGDRGCTPITHPGPRWSSYVHRLRQGGLAIETIYEAHAGPFAGNHARYVLRTPVVILGGDDAEAA, encoded by the coding sequence ATGAAAGCCGTCCTGCAGATCCATTATCGCGCCAACGGCGAGGCCGGCACCCGGACAGCACGAGGGCGGTACGCCTGGGCCTTGCTCCAGTTGGCTATCTCCGGGGATCGGGGGTGCACCCCGATCACTCATCCCGGGCCAAGATGGTCCAGCTATGTTCATCGCCTTCGGCAAGGTGGGCTTGCTATCGAAACCATCTATGAGGCTCACGCTGGGCCGTTTGCGGGGAATCATGCCCGCTACGTCCTGCGCACTCCTGTCGTAATCCTTGGGGGTGATGATGCCGAGGCGGCATGA
- a CDS encoding helix-turn-helix transcriptional regulator, with product MNSQHIATNQYMGTADAAGYVGLGVSTLEKLRLTGGGPRYSRPIKRVLYSVRDLDEWLASHRRRSTSDAE from the coding sequence ATGAATTCACAGCATATCGCGACCAATCAGTACATGGGCACCGCTGACGCGGCCGGCTATGTCGGTCTGGGCGTCTCCACGCTTGAGAAGCTTAGACTTACTGGAGGCGGCCCGCGCTATTCGCGGCCGATCAAGCGGGTCCTCTACAGTGTTCGTGACCTGGATGAATGGCTTGCCAGCCACAGGCGGCGGTCAACGTCAGATGCCGAATGA